A region of Culicoides brevitarsis isolate CSIRO-B50_1 chromosome 1, AGI_CSIRO_Cbre_v1, whole genome shotgun sequence DNA encodes the following proteins:
- the LOC134836159 gene encoding LOW QUALITY PROTEIN: aurora kinase C (The sequence of the model RefSeq protein was modified relative to this genomic sequence to represent the inferred CDS: deleted 1 base in 1 codon), whose product MMRKLLGDASSKENARKSAQIMGNPKEMTVGQQQHQRRTITENQMAQEKPKIAAPKHDTNAKPNAEVAKSHTASHQQPQQSTQQKQGKVWNLSNFDIGRGLGRGKFGNVYLAREKETKFVIALKVLFKKQIAQQGIEHQVRREIEIQSHLRHPNILRMYGYFHDEARIYLILEYAPGDTLYKALQNSPNNRFDEPQSAIHIKSLISALQYLHERNVIHRDIKPENLLLGHNNLLKIADFGWSVHEPNSKRTTLCGTLDYLSPEMVQAKPHTKMVDLWSLGVLCYELIVGKAPFHAENYDNTYRKIMRVEYKMPDFVSKAANHFISKLLILNPDARMSLDQAMIHPWILSHTSNAKDNANPAKSAS is encoded by the exons atgatGCGAAAGCTCTTGGGCGACGCCAGTAGCAAGGAGAATGCGCGCAAAAGTGCCCAAATTATGGGAAATCCGAAGGAAATGACAGTCGGCCAGCAACAGCACCAACGAAGAACTATCACAGAGAATCAAATGGCAcaagaaaaaccaaaaattgcaG cTCCCAAACACGACACAAATGCCAAACCGAATGCGGAAGTTGCCAAATCTCATACTGCTAGTCATCAACAACCACAACAAAGTACTCAACAGAAACAAGGAAAAGTTTGGAATTTGTCGAATTTCGATATTGGTCGCGGTTTGGGACGAGGAAAGTTTGGGAACGTTTATTTGGCACgcgaaaaagagacaaaattcGTTATCGCTCTGAAGGTCTtgttcaaaaaacaaattgcTCAGCAAGGAATCGAACATCAGGTTCGTCGCGAAATCGAAATTCAATCACATTTGCGACATCCGAACATTTTACGCATGTACGGATACTTTCACGACGAAGCTCGCATCTATTTGATCCTCGAATACGCGCCCGGCGACACTTTGTACAAAGCCCTCCAAAATAGCCCGAATAACCGTTTCGACGAGCCCCAAAGTGCCATTCACATCAAATCCCTCATCTCGGCGTTGCAATATCTCCACGAACGAAATGTGATTCATCGTGACATCAAGCCGGAGAATTTGCTGCTTGGACATAACAATTTGCTGAAAATCGCCGATTTTGGATGGTCTGTGCACGAACCCAACTCGAAACGTACCACGCTTTGCGGAACTTTGGATTATCTCTCGCCCGAAATGGTCCAGGCGAAGCCACACACGAAAATGGTGGATTTATGGAGCTTAGGTGTACTTTGTTACGAGCTAATTGTCGGCAAGGCGCCCTTCCATGCGGAGAATTACGATAATACCTATAGGAAAATTATGCGAGTCGAATATAAAATGCCGGATTTCGTGAGCAAGGCAGCCAATCAC TTTATCTCGAAACTCTTGATTTTGAATCCCGATGCTCGCATGAGTCTCGATCAGGCGATGATACATCCGTGGATCTTGTCGCACACGAGCAATGCGAAGGATAACGCCAATCCAGCCAAAAGTGCCTCGTAA
- the LOC134827812 gene encoding chromatin assembly factor 1 p55 subunit yields the protein MGDRGDGAESFDDAVEERVINEEYKIWKKNTPFLYDLVMTHALEWPSLTAQWLPDVTRPEGKDYTVHRLILGTHTSDEQNHLLIASVQLPNEDAQFDASHYDIEKGEFGGFGTVSGKIEIEIKINHEGEVNRARYMPQNPCVIATKTPSSDVLVFDYTKHPSKPEPSGECHPDLRLRGHQKEGYGLSWNPNLNGYLLSASDDHTICLWDINATPKDHRVIDAKNIFTGHTAVVEDVAWHLLHESLFGSVADDQKLMIWDTRCNNTSKPSHTVDAHTAEVNCLSFNPYSEFILATGSADKTVALWDLRNLKLKLHSFESHKDEIFQVQWSPHNETILASSGTDRRLHVWDLSKIGEEQSAEDAEDGPPELLFIHGGHTAKISDFSWNPNEAWVICSVSEDNIMQVWQMAENIYNDDEPDIAAGEVEPATT from the exons atggGTGATCGTGGTGATGGAG CCGAGTCATTCGATGATGCCGTCGAAGAACGAGTTATCAACGAGGAATACAAAATCTGGAAGAAAAACACGCCGTTCCTCTACGACTTGGTAATGACGCACGCCTTGGAATGGCCTTCACTGACGGCACAATGGTTGCCCGACGTAACGCGTCCCGAGGGCAAAGATTACACCGTGCACCGGCTAATTTTGGGCACGCACACGTCCGACGAGCAAAATCACTTGTTAATCGCCTCCGTGCAGCTGCCGAACGAGGATGCGCAATTCGATGCGAGTCACTATGACATCGAAAAGGGCGAATTTGGCGGTTTTGGTACCGTTTCCGGCAAAATTGAGATCGAAATCAAGATAAATCACGAAGGTGAAGTGAATCGCGCGCGTTATATGCCGCAAAATCCTTGCGTTATTGCGACAAAAACGCCCTCGAGCGACGTCCTGGTCTTCGATTACACGAAACATCCGAGCAAACCAGAGCCCAGCGGCGAATGTCATCCCGATTTACGTTTGCGAGGACATCAAAAGGAAGGTTATGGTCTCTCATGGAACCCAAACTTGAATGGGTACTTGCTTTCGGCTTCGGATGATCACACAATTTGCTTGTGGGACATCAATGCAACGCCCAAGGATCATCGCGTCATTGATGCCAAGAACATTTTCACGGGGCACACTGCTGTTGTCGAGGACGTTGCGTGGCATTTGTTGCACGAAAGTCTCTTCGGATCCGTTGCTGACGATCAAAAACTCATGATTTGGGATACGCGATGCAACAACACGAGCAAACCGTCGCACACAGTCGATGCTCATACTGCCGAAGTGAATTGTCTCAGTTTCAATCCGTATTCGGAGTTTATTCTCGCCACGGGATCCGCCGACAAAACTGTCGCTTTGTGGGACTTGAGAAACCTCAAACTCAAGTTACATTCCTTCGAGTCGCACAAAGACGAGATCTTCCAAGTACAATGGTCGCCGCATAATGAGACAATTTTGGCAAGCAGTGGCACGGATCGTCGATTGCACGTGTGGGACTTGTCTAAAATTGGCGAGGAACAAAGTGCGGAAGATGCCGAAGATGGACCGCCGGAGCTTTTGTTCATTCACGGAGGACATACAGCGAAAATTTCCGATTTCTCGTGGAATCCTAATGAGGCGTGGGTCATTTGTTCAGTGTCGGAAGACAACATTATGCAA gtCTGGCAAATGGCAGAAAACATCTACAATGATGATGAACCAGATATCGCAGCAGGAGAAGTTGAACCCGCAACCACCTAA
- the LOC134827813 gene encoding uncharacterized protein LOC134827813, producing the protein MSDLDLSKLKVADLKAELKKRGLSVTGNKNELQDRLQAAIIEGGPLDDTANDDLLDDDLMDDDLDEKELLGHGDEHEDALLNESPSPDASLQKSSMKHSASSITSSTTNVEAASTTTAQVPHKKISLKRNLSVPKPVLPETTSVESTKSISSTNGDNSGDEPEKKVVKLTQLTAEERLKLRAQKFGANSPSATIASNVNTDEKKSARAARFGITTTTTTTNSSASIKSSAPDVSVELLKKRAERFGASTAPTLNKIELDEKLKKRQERFGAASVAALPSDQAEKARLRLERFKTAA; encoded by the exons ATGTCTGACTTGGATTTGTCGAAATTGAAG GTTGCCGACTTGAAAGCGGAACTCAAAAAACGCGGATTATCTGTAACTGGCAACAAAAATGAGCTTCAAGATCGATTGCAAGCCGCCATTATCGAAGGAGGACCTCTCGATGATACCGCTAACGATGATTTATTGGATGACGATTTGAtggat GACGATTTGGATGAAAAAGAGCTGCTTGGTCACGGCGACGAACACGAAGATGCGTTACTCAACGAAAGCCCTTCGCCAGATGCGAGTTTACAAAAGTCCTCCATGAAACATTCCGCATCAAGTATTACGTCGTCAACGACAAATGTCGAGGCAGCGAGCACAACAACGGCCCAAGTACCTCACAAGAAAATCTCATTGAAGCGAAATTTGTCGGTTCCCAAGCCCGTTTTGCCGGAAACGACGAGCGTCGAATCCACAAAATCCATTTCCTCGACAAATGGCGACAATTCGGGCGACGAACCTGAGAAAAAAGTCGTCAAATTGACACAACTCACGGCCGAAGAACGTCTCAAGCTGCGAGCACAAAAGTTCGGAGCAAATTCCCCCTCAGCGACAATTGCCTCGAACGTCAATACGGACGAGAAGAAATCCGCTCGGGCAGCTCGTTTTGgcatcacaacaacaacaacgacgacaaatAGCTCGGCTTCGATCAAAAGTTCGGCACCTGATGTCTCCGTGGAGTTGTTGAAGAAACGCGCTGAGCGATTTGGCGCCTCGACTGCACCGACCTTGAACAAAATCGAGTTAGATGAGAAGCTGAAGAAGCGTCAAGAGAGATTTGGAGCAGCAAGTGTCGCCGCATTACCGTCGGATCAAGCGGAAAAGGCACGACTTCGACTCGAACGATTCAAGACAGCAgcctaa
- the LOC134827155 gene encoding protein phosphatase 1 regulatory subunit 21 codes for MSAAPSEGTDLSTKYQKLASEYSKLRAQAGVLKRAVVEEQNKNAVVREQVRLKDLSVRRLEQEIDSLNFRNKQLELRCASLQEDLQTQAKKKSGGKSGTSNKNSVVSLPADDDPIIQSELQRRIIENAQLTSSLTDKNIEIQMYIDRLHELEDQLNRKGTEHQEIEKRLKREIESLHAKNTELENKVIEGASTLSCDDRLSVSGSEGASSNHQATLTGSTPEEKIAALEKELNYWRTQYEIMKISESLGSEHLLATKVNGPNSEEDAFTKKTLSECNENVSNEQLIQNSFSKRIEAVLFEKCEAEAKIASHVVECENLRQHVELLNDELSSKDEAMKLVQQQLSMCEDDLASTRLTYEEQISVMTEQLISLSEQLAATT; via the exons ATGTCAGCTGCGCCCTCCGAGGGAACAGATCTCAGCACAAAATACCAGAAATTAGCGTCGGAATACAGTAAA TTGCGAGCACAAGCGGGCGTATTAAAACGAGCAGTTGTCgaggaacaaaacaaaaatgctGTCGTGCGTGAACAAGTGCGTTTGAAGGACCTCAGTGTTCGTCGTTTGGAGCAGGAAATCGATTCGCTCAATTTTCGCAACAAGCAACTTGAGTTGCGGTGCGCTTCGTTGCAAGAAGACCTCCAAACGCAGGCGAAAAAGAAGTCTGGCGGCAAATCCGGgacaagtaataaaaattctgtcGTTTCGTTGCCCGCCGACGACGATCCGATCATCCAAAGTGAGCTGCAACGACGCATCATCGAAAATGCTCAACTCACGTCAAGCCTCACAGACAAAAATATCGAGATCCAAATGTACATCGATCGATTGCACGAGCTCGAGGATCAGCTAAATCGCAAAGGGACGGAACACCAAGAGATCGAGAAACGTTTGAAGCGCGAAATTGAGTCACTTCACGCCAAAAACACGGAATTGGAAAATAAAGTCATCGAAGGAGCAAGCACACTAAGTTGTGACGATCGCCTGAGTGTCAGTGGGAGTGAAGGGGCATCGTCAAATCATCAAGCAACGTTGACGGGATCAACGCCCGAGGAAAAAATTGCTGCCTTGGAGAAAGAACTGAATTATTGGCGCACACAAtacgaaataatgaaaataagtgAAAGTTTGGGCAGCGAACATCTTCTAGCGACCAAAGTTAATGGACCTAATTCCGAAGAGGATGCTTTTACGAAGAAAAC tctctCCGAATGCAATGAAAATGTGTCAAACGAACAATTAATCCAAAATAGTTTTAGTAAGCGGATTGAGGCTGtgttatttgaaaaatgtgaagCTGAAGCGAAAATTGCATCACATGTCGTTGAG tGTGAAAACCTCCGACAACATGTCGAACTATTGAACGACGAGCTGAGTAGCAAAGACGAAGCAATGAAATTAGTGCAACAGCAGCTCAGTATGTGCGAAGATGATCTC GCATCAACGCGTCTCACATACGAAGAACAAATCAGCGTCATGACTGAACAACTCATCAGTTTGAGTGAACAACTGGCTGCCACAACATAA
- the LOC134827156 gene encoding iron-sulfur cluster assembly 2 homolog, mitochondrial: MSLIVRNLRTAVVQSIKLSRMQKVHLQPHRIAPQIFNFSTDANKTTPLPSNQGLILTESCVARLNEICTDGSFLRITVEGGGCSGFQYKFDFDTKKASDDLEFGAENAKVVIDPISLEYIGGATIDYHVELIRAGFRILSNPKAEGGCSCGASFSLKID, encoded by the exons ATGTCCTTGATTGTGCGAAATTTGAGGACTGCTGTTGTCCAAAG CATAAAACTAAGTCGCATGCAAAAAGTTCACCTTCAACCGCACAGAATCGCtccacaaattttcaatttctcaaCAGATGCGAATAAAACGACTCCTCTTCCCTCAAATCAAGGCTTAATTTTGACTGAATCCTGCGTGGCtcgtttaaatgaaatttgcaCAGATGGCTCGTTTCTTCGAATAACCGTGGAAGGCGGCGGATGTTCCGGATTTCAATACAAATTCGACTTTGACACGAAAAAAGCGAGTGACGATTTGGAATTCGGTGCAGAAAATGCAAAAGTCGTCATTGATCCAATTTCTCTTGAGTACATCGGGGGAGCTACGATCGATTATCACGTCGAACTAATACGAGCGGGATTTCGGATTCTGAGTAATCCCAAAGCGGAGGGCGGATGTTCGTGTGGTGCTTCGTTTTCGTTGAAAATCGACTGA
- the LOC134831954 gene encoding autophagy-related protein 13 homolog, which yields MKKNQNTHKNRIISFYAFSKPDELIKLQQSNLRVIMSSKLNAMEIKEIDKFVKFLVLKSTQVIVQSRLGSQIRTEANSSKNDWFNINIFDQPDVLSETRKALQISSSDSVIPRLPLCVEISLQTVEGDKMILEVWSLGMQTDLADPTLKATYAIYNRMGILLKSLISVTRVTPAYKLSRRQSPDSFHIYYRIYCGQPQEHNLGDGYKQVRVGQLAVPLGTITISVAYRTKMTITPTQTVGNNSVTMKGPDPQWNIDDLSPKHKNNRKASKVIDIDRPMKIGAFVDVSSAKTFTEADFSLPETPQFSWLMRKQQLSATATSNSSTNSQKDCDDPLAGTSPVSLNEFKRTSSRWSTRTLPGEDEKLFKEPHYPFATQDTPISDLAKFYRECFNAPPLHQFAEQEEQNESPRLSESSNAEETMEDTLGANSPGATTTNVERNNSINDLTKQLEQFETSLGDYDSLLTSLCQKNTEVDDNLNS from the coding sequence atgaaaaaaaatcaaaatactcACAAAAATCGCATTATCTCGTTTTACGCCTTCTCCAAACCCgatgaattaataaaactgCAACAAAGCAATTTGCGCGTCATCATGTCAAGCAAGCTAAATGCCATGGAAATCAaggaaattgacaaatttgtgaaatttctgGTGCTCAAGTCGACACAGGTGATTGTTCAATCGCGATTGGGTTCACAAATTCGCACGGAAGCAAATTCCTCGAAGAACGACTGGTTCAACATCAATATCTTCGATCAACCTGACGTCTTGAGTGAAACCCGGAAAGCGCTGCAAATCAGTTCAAGCGACTCCGTAATTCCTCGTCTTCCGTTATGCGTGGAAATTTCCCTTCAAACAGTCGAGGGCGACAAAATGATATTGGAGGTATGGTCGTTGGGCATGCAAACAGATTTAGCAGATCCTACGTTGAAAGCCACATATGCCATCTACAATCGGATGGGAATTCTACTGAAATCGCTAATTTCCGTGACTCGCGTTACGCCAGCTTATAAATTATCTCGCAGACAAAGTCCCGATTCATTCCATATCTATTACCGGATCTACTGTGGGCAACCGCAGGAGCATAATTTGGGCGATGGGTACAAGCAAGTGCGTGTCGGGCAACTTGCAGTGCCTCTGGGAACGATAACTATCTCTGTGGCATATCGTACAAAGATGACAATTACTCCGACACAAACTGTGGGTAATAATTCGGTGACAATGAAGGGTCCCGATCCGCAATGGAACATCGACGATTTGAGTCCAAAGCACAAAAACAACCGAAAAGCAAGTAAAGTCATCGATATCGATCGTCCGATGAAAATTGGTGCCTTTGTCGATGTCTCATCGGCGAAAACTTTCACCGAAGCGGATTTCTCGTTGCCCGAAACGCCGCAATTTAGTTGGTTGATGCGCAAACAACAACTTTCCGCAACCGCAACTTCCAATAGTTCCACAAATTCCCAAAAAGACTGTGACGATCCGCTCGCTGGCACATCGCCCGTGTCGCTAAACGAGTTTAAACGCACTTCCTCGCGATGGTCAACGCGAACTCTTCCCGGCGAAGACGAGAAACTCTTCAAGGAACCACATTACCCGTTTGCGACACAAGACACCCCAATTAGTGACTTGGCGAAATTTTATCGCGAATGTTTCAATGCCCCTCCATTGCATCAGTTCGCGGAGCAAGAAGAACAGAACGAAAGCCCGCGACTTTCGGAGTCAAGTAACGCAGAAGAAACGATGGAAGACACTTTAGGCGCCAATTCTCCCGGAGCAACGACGACAAATGTCGAACGGAATAACAGCATAAATGACCTTACGAAGCAGCTGGAGCAATTCGAGACGTCGTTAGGGGACTACGATTCACTACTTACTTCACTGTGCCAGAAAAATACGGAAGTTGATGATAATTTGAATAGTtaa